The Streptomyces sp. NBC_00224 genome has a window encoding:
- the paaA gene encoding 1,2-phenylacetyl-CoA epoxidase subunit PaaA, protein MTAVTAETGTNKHGSPAADEKDASAYAAAFDAAVAADERIEPRDWMPEAYRASLVRQIAQHAHSEIIGMQPESNWITRAPSLRRKAILMAKVQDEAGHGLYLYSAAETLGVSREELLDKLHSGRQKYSSIFNYPTLTWADVGAIGWLVDGAAITNQVPLCRCSYGPYARAMVRVCKEESFHQRQGYELLLALSQGTPEQHAMAQDAVDRWWWPSLMMFGPPDDESSHSAQSMAWKIKRHSNDELRQRFVDICVPQAEALGLALPDPDLRWNEERGHHDFGAIDWTEFWDVLKGNGPCNEQRLTQRRRAHEEGAWVRDAAAAYAAKQHKNGEATA, encoded by the coding sequence ATGACGGCAGTGACCGCGGAGACCGGCACCAACAAGCACGGCTCACCAGCGGCGGACGAGAAGGACGCGTCGGCATACGCGGCGGCGTTCGACGCCGCCGTGGCCGCCGACGAGCGCATCGAGCCGCGCGACTGGATGCCCGAGGCCTACCGGGCCTCGCTGGTCCGCCAGATAGCGCAGCACGCCCACTCCGAGATCATCGGCATGCAGCCCGAGTCCAACTGGATCACCCGCGCGCCCTCACTGCGCCGCAAGGCGATCCTCATGGCGAAGGTGCAGGACGAGGCGGGCCACGGGCTGTACTTGTACAGCGCGGCGGAAACCCTCGGCGTCAGCCGCGAGGAGCTGCTCGACAAGCTCCACTCGGGCCGCCAGAAGTACTCGTCGATCTTCAACTACCCCACCCTGACCTGGGCCGACGTCGGCGCCATCGGCTGGCTCGTGGACGGCGCCGCCATCACCAACCAGGTCCCCCTCTGCCGCTGCTCCTACGGGCCGTACGCACGGGCGATGGTCCGCGTCTGCAAGGAGGAGTCCTTCCACCAGCGCCAGGGCTACGAGCTGCTCCTCGCACTCTCCCAGGGCACCCCGGAGCAGCACGCGATGGCGCAGGACGCGGTGGACCGCTGGTGGTGGCCCTCGCTGATGATGTTCGGCCCGCCCGACGACGAGTCGTCCCACTCGGCGCAGTCCATGGCCTGGAAGATCAAGCGGCACTCGAACGACGAACTGCGCCAGCGCTTCGTCGACATCTGCGTCCCGCAGGCCGAGGCGCTCGGCCTCGCCCTCCCCGACCCCGACCTGCGGTGGAACGAGGAGCGGGGACACCACGACTTCGGGGCGATCGACTGGACCGAGTTCTGGGACGTCCTCAAGGGCAACGGGCCCTGCAACGAACAACGGCTCACCCAGCGGCGCCGCGCCCACGAAGAAGGCGCCTGGGTCCGCGACGCGGCAGCCGCGTACGCGGCCAAGCAGCACAAGAACGGGGAGGCAACGGCATGA
- the paaB gene encoding 1,2-phenylacetyl-CoA epoxidase subunit PaaB, translating into MTAHDWPLWEVFVRSRRGLSHTHAGSLHAPDAQMALRNARDLYTRRSEGVSIWVVPSTAVTASSPDEKDSFFEPAGDKPYRHPTFYEIPEGVKHL; encoded by the coding sequence ATGACCGCACACGACTGGCCGCTGTGGGAGGTGTTCGTGCGCTCGCGCCGCGGACTGTCCCACACCCACGCCGGAAGCCTGCACGCCCCGGACGCACAGATGGCGCTGCGCAACGCGCGCGACCTCTACACCCGGCGGTCCGAAGGCGTCTCCATCTGGGTGGTGCCCTCCACCGCCGTCACCGCCTCCTCCCCCGACGAGAAGGACTCCTTCTTCGAACCGGCCGGCGACAAGCCCTACCGCCACCCGACCTTCTACGAGATCCCGGAAGGGGTGAAGCACCTGTGA